From the Oryzias melastigma strain HK-1 linkage group LG13, ASM292280v2, whole genome shotgun sequence genome, the window aggGGGCGGGGATAACCTTTATCCCTTTGGAACCTAGAGCCTAAAATACATTGGAATgtacctctgtattttcaatttgaaagactacctgcttgcttatttggtatgATTTTAATCAGAACAACCTCACCAACTATCTCACCTCACAactttacctttattttgtcatttttttctgttgtattcacacactagacagaaaatcatgtaaaatatagaaaattccatctggaaaaatgctgtaaaaacccccaaaatgtttaacaaactgtttttacaacatagaatgaaagttttaggtatAATGCTATGAAATCAACAAGAACAAATtgtgtcaacaaactaatcaacatgtttttgaatgaaatcatttttaaaaatccggGCGAAATTCCCAGAAGGCTTTGGGCCACTTCTGTTAatagaggaacatcacagacctcacagctccatgatggGATCTTTCTTAAGTGGCTTCAGCTACCAGGCACCCCAAAACACAAGactttctctcctaagagcactgctgtctattggacattttcctggaattctgtttttttacaactttttttttccacataaattttaattattgtgtttatggaaaatgataaaatgagacgttttttggggggagtaGTTTGATCCAGCCGGATTTCAAGTATTCGGTTCATTGTTCtagaaaattcatgtcggtccttataccaaaataaaataacaatcagtttcctcgttgttggatttctaatagcaaaCAGCTCAGTTTAGCTCCGCCCTCCACAGCGGGTCCTTTACTCCGCGTTGCAGCCATCAGATCGACGTTCATCTtccaccttatttattaaaataaaagtctaaaagtttgtccaaaaactacaaataaatgccacggTCTTTCTTTAATTTGATAAGATCTAAATCACAGGATattcaatatgtttttttcatttattttttatagacagttttattacgctgCATGGAAGGACGCCTGAGGGAGTTTGTTGGTTCCAAAGGGTCTAAGAATATTAACctaatacagtattttttttttttttttgtaacagagGGTAGGCTACAACATAGCACAGCCTAAATAAAAGTGCAGCGTGTGGAACTGACCTGTTTGAGCAGCTCATTTTCCTTCAGATATTTCTCAGCTGTCTGGTTAGCATTGGCTGCCTGTTCTTGAAGAGCAGCTGTTGTTGCAGACTCAGAGGCCAGCTGGTTGATTAAAGTGATCAGTCGCTTCATCAcactgcaaaaaatatatatataaaggtttAAATGATAGCCAGGATCAAACCAGATTAATTTAAGAAATAGACTCACAGCCAGAGGAAGACGGAGAAGCCAGAAATGTAGAGGTTCCTTTGGGCCCTGAAGAGCTTCATGTGCATGTGGTCAAACATGTTGGGCTGCAGCTTGGCGTCCACCCCGAGGTCTCTACTGGAGTACTTCCTCACTTCCCGCACCGCATCTAGAAAACACAGGTGATGCAAAATCAACGAGACCAAAGGTTTGTAATGGCTTCATGAAAAACAATCTTAAGATTTTCTTTTCCATTAACACTATTCCTCCAAATAGCAGTTTttcaagatgaataaaaaacataattttaaaaaagtattatgTGACATGGTgatgcaaatcaaacaaaagtggCCACAATAAACTAAAGTTAAAGTGTTAAATCAACAACCACAAATCCAAATGTGATAGAGTTTAatagaaaagaaacaaacaaatagttTCGTCCTTACCAAGAAAGAGAATGATGAGTATTATGATCATGGTGAGAAACACTTTGTTCCAGAAATTTGCCATCCAACTCCAGATCCTGAACTGGAAAATGCGCTGCCACCTGCATCAAACAAATGCACCAAAACCATCATCACAACATCAAATACTGACCCCCACTCAAACACAGTTCTTATTAGTTTGTTCAGATCAGGGCTCTGCAACTTCCACAGACACATTCGACTCCTCtttccctccattgtggctacTTGGCTTTgatcaaattcaaattctatttttgatcaaattcaaggattttgaGTTGAAGTTCCTAAAATACAGTAAGGGGTGACTGTGTTagctctgatttcattttggtttgtcaGATTCATGAATTTCTGacagagatgcaccacaaacggtggaaaaaaaagttttttgtttttagatcactgctgacattacactataTACTACTTCAATAACAGCATTGAGATGATCTTCTGTGACACAGGGtgccttttgttttgaaaggaagtaatgcaaacatatgtaaaaaaaaatcgtgttttttttaaaaaaagactattttctctctatattttatttacactaAACACAATAATTGATTTACATTGATCATAATGCAACAGAGTGGTGACTTAATTTCCTACAGAgtgaagtgagactttgtggctccttctgggttttAGTCAGGGAGAAATCAACCCAAatagttgaaggttgcagacccctggttcaGGCAGACGTAGAAGTGATTGGGTGGAACTTTACCTCCTCGCTGAGATGAAAGGTAAGCAGAGAATGAGAATGACGCCAATTTCCGCATAGAGGAAAAGAGCCACGGCGGTCCATTGCAGAGTCATCTCTCCAAGAAGCTGAGGGGAGAAACAGAGTGAGCATGCGCTCTCGGTCTATCTAAATATGTCAAAATCCAGGCAGTGAGTTGAGGTTTTGTGATTACACATAACTGCAAATTAATCTGATAATTTGAACTGACTTCAATCAAGGCTTTTAGAGAGTTAAACGAGCACCAATGAATATTTCTGTCACTAAATTTGGACTATGCTTCTTGAAAGTACAAAACATTTGCTAACGCTAAATTAGAAAAAGTTTAACAGAGAAACATAAAACTTCTAAAAGCTGGAATTACTTCGTTTAAAAGGCAAAACTCACGCAGAACTCGATTAAATATGACCCAATGCAGTAACTTCGCTGTAGTTGTCTTCAAGCTTCCCTCTTCCTGTCCCCACCTCTTTGGCCCTTATCGGCTACTTCCGGTTTGGTTTTTCGTAGTAAAACCACCTTTGCtactctttttaaaatgtcgGTACCACACAGGAATATTGTTGTAGGTAGTtagctttaaaagtttaaattaagtgtttataatatatttaaaatactttcataACAGTTTTCATGACCACGAAATTTCGAACGGTTAATTTgagaatttattttgaaagtgagaAAAAGAGAGACAATAATTTGGACTTCTCTGTGATTTCCTCTGGtgcttacatttttataaacacgCTTATTAAacaatattagttaaatgttgttaaaataaaattataatatgaatattgaaaaagttttgaaaaaaaattcgtTTAATGTGTGAGATGAAAAGCATCTACAAACTCCAtgcatgtctttatttacatttaaaacatttatgcctaaatttttgtatctttttatttcaaaatgaaactttttttttcttatatacaCAGTTTTCCTCCAATGTA encodes:
- the bcap29 gene encoding B-cell receptor-associated protein 29, which translates into the protein MTLQWTAVALFLYAEIGVILILCLPFISARRWQRIFQFRIWSWMANFWNKVFLTMIIILIILFLDAVREVRKYSSRDLGVDAKLQPNMFDHMHMKLFRAQRNLYISGFSVFLWLVMKRLITLINQLASESATTAALQEQAANANQTAEKYLKENELLKQTLMDGKSDKATEDGVKLLRAEMEKLKKELKTSEDALEKSHKGADAVKRQMDGLAREYDRLLKEHQELQNLHESGDKKED